In the Neodiprion virginianus isolate iyNeoVirg1 chromosome 2, iyNeoVirg1.1, whole genome shotgun sequence genome, GATaccgaaaaaaattcgatatacCGAAATACCGCGCACACCTACTCAAAACCATCGATTGAAGAGCACATTAGATCGAATTCAAGCGTAGAAATGTGTCACAGATGATGTGAAATACAAGTCAGCGTCGGCAAACTTGTCGTCGCGGAGGGTGTGAACTTTTTAAGGGGGAAAACCGGTTTATGAGGTCgaaattttgctgtttttgatgattttttttaacccggAAAGAATAATCACAAATTGTTTAAACTTGgaggatattttatttatgttttcaagtacactttaaaattttttcaaacgatttccgCCGGAAATAGTGGAGTTACCGCGATTGCCATCCGAGCATTTGGCTGGCGTACATCCCTGAcgtcgcaatttttatttgtaatcatcaggatttttttttttcattaaaaacatattttctaaGAATATGAACCTAATTTTGatcaaacaaattgaaaattgcatgtTTTTGAAGTGTTTGAACACAATGTCATGTTTTTATACTatgttttttcatctttcttgcataaaaacatatatttgtaataacaatataatCCCCGAATTTGGTTCATGTTACGTGGAATTGAATAAAGAATATCTACACCAAATGTCAGAACGATTGATCAATAACTTTTTGAGCTAGAATGTACGCTAGTCGAAAAAAAgtcgtttcgagaaaaacgcgtttgaaataaaatgtagcGCAAACGAGAAATTCAAGGCAGTagttaattataaaaaattctcaccgGTTAATCAGCTATTCTAGCACCATATAGCAATCCCTCTTTCTATTATTCAATAGCACAGCGGTATTGAGGCAGGTAGCTGGAAAAGAAGGGCCTGGGCGACCGCTCCGTTATAATTACCGTGCGCTTCTTCACGGAACCGACGGGCGGTCACTTAAGTGCTCATTGCATTCGAACTAATGGAAAttttgctttgaaattttgaccacATATTCTTGAATAGTTATACTAACGATTCAtgcaataaacaaaaagaCGATTTTACGATCGGTCTAAACTGGTTTCCCCCCTTAATTAACGAGGCTAGAACGGGGGtttggggggaggggggggttAGATGACAAAATTATAGTCAacatagaataaaaaaatttgtttggacgtatttgaataaatatcctttaaaaaatcgtgttttcggtttttcgaaattttcaaattcgttcaAACCGTAACCGAGGAACCGTTTCGACGTCTCGATTTTTTGCCGTTTTTGCCGgttgaacaatttttccacCCCCTGTAGCActcagatttcaaaatttcaacaagaTATGTTTATTGGAATAATGTAACACGTCTACCCTGAAAATTGCTAGCtgtgggaaatttttttaggcTCTTTATGAAAATCGAGCCCTATTTGACTGGTCCAAGTATGGTAGGTGTAAAAATTGGAACTCGAATATATTTAAGATAAATGCATATCGCATTtggatttttaattatctgaAATAAGTATCGTGTGATACtcgattatatatttttctgaaaaaaaaaaatcgctacGTTGAGGGTGTGAAATTTCCACATGGTGCAAGATCTAGGTGTCGAGTTCCGCCACACCATCCCCACAAAAATTGCCGGCGCTGATACAGGCATTGGTTGAACtctaattgaaattattcctCTAAAAATTATGGCGCATCTTGTTATGTATTTCACAAATCTCGAGTATTTGACTTGCTTCTTTATGCTTCTGTGCTTTGTTGCGCGCGCAGCAAATTACAAAGGTTCACTTCGAGTACGACCTGTTGCCACCAGAGGGCTGGCAACGCCGACTCACCGCTGACCGAAGCGCTTGCGTTCGGCGACAGTGTTCATTTGGACAGCGCTCTGACAAGTCGTTGAGCTCGAAGCTCTGTGAGttgaattattgaattttgttaatttgaTCTCTGAACCTGACTCAAGTACACCGCAATCATGACGATGGCAATGTTACAACGGCGAGCCAACGTGAGTATACAACGCTTATTGAGGAAATTCGTAATTATAACCGTCTGAATAATTCTAACCTTCCGTTCCTTCGACTCCTAACCTCACTTTCACTCCGAATCAGTCCCTACGTTTATTCTCTTACATTTATACGTTTACCTTGATAGTATTAAGTGTTtgttttaaactattttttcaaatttataaggTTCGGCTCCCCCCAGAGGTCAACAGAGTTTTGTATATAAGAAACCTGCCGTACAAAATCACCGCTGAAGAAATGTATGACATATTTGGTAAATACGGAGCAATACGGCAGATCAGAGTGTAAGTTAACCTCATTTAATGTTAATTCTACttgttctaaaaatttttgcatttttatattcaaaaaattatattatccACGTTATTCTGCTTCTGTTAATTCATGGCAATGAGCTATTATCAATACCGGGGTAGAACGAAATTCACTGCTACTACCATCGCTGGAACTAGTGGAACTACGAATTTGTTTATCATGTGGCAATAACTTCAGTCTTTGAAAATGAGCTTGAAATATACGTGCATTTATTATGCAGAGCAATTTGGACAcgagtgtaaaaatttgagtttCTTTGATTGCAGAGGAAATACGGCAGAGACGAGAGGAACAGCATTTGTGGTTTATGAAGATATCTTTGATGCAAAAAACGCCTGCGATCACCTGAGTGGTTTCAATGTCTGTAACCGTTACCTAGTGGTACTGTATTACCAAAGTAACAAGGCGTTCAAACGCGTCGACGTTGATAAGAAGATGGAGGAAATTGATAAGCTGAAAACGAAGTACAACCTcaatgaagaaaagaaaccgTAATGTTAAGAAATTTAAGTGATATTTTGAACAATTACAAAGTATCGCTACTGTGAATGCGGCAGTTGCTGCATAATCATGAGTGGTTCAATTATGTGGCAAATGTAAGTGTCTGCCTGACTTGTGTGAAGTTATTTCCTATCAAAGCGAGAGGTATGATAAGCCCGATCCTATTCTCTACTGCACTGTTTGCagtttattgtaaatataaaatgattttatatTGCATATTTATAAATCATCACCTACTTCGTGTTACATTTAACGCATCACGCACAAGAAcagtgtagaaaaaaaagcactTTTATAACCTAGTTTATAGCATTAGTAAACAATAAGTGTGTTTATTTTTAGTAGATTGCTACAGGTTTTTGAAACAAGTGGCATTAAACCAGTAAAATCAACGTGATATTTaatgacgatgaaaatttcaatcacgaaacaaaatgaactgctgtttcattttctatttattttcaaattgcaaatttaacTTGTGAATTTCATGTGTTTGAGTACAAAAAAGGTAGTTTGTCATTTCTTCATccagttaaaaaataaaatttttttgatgttGTAATTCGTAACTACTATTTAATGGTATCaatatcgaaataaaaaccaaaaatgCCGTTCAATATGATTTTTCTCATTAATAATTGAGAATTACGCACCTCCAAACGATCCATCtctcattttaaattttgaataaatttcaaggGATTAAAATTAGACAGAGAAAAGTCTGTGCATATCAATTACTTAGTTTACGCattgaattcaaattaatgCTACCGGGTATGAtcgaaaatttagaataaaaaacagaatGCTAATGTCGAagcaatttaaaaatcttaataacaaaaataaagacagacatttttttaatgacataGCAAGATTGAAACTATTGCAAAtcaacagaaaatatttttctgcttcatttaattatattctatGAACTTATGACCGTAAAAGATTGTTTACAATCAGTGTATAGCGAAATCGCATAAATTAAGAGTAACAAGTTCTTTTGCCAGCAATTCCGAAAACGACGAAGCAAAATCAgctacaaaaaataattagaacaTTCAAAAGTATGTTAGGATCACGAAATACGTCAATTGATACGACTTTTTCACACGGAACTGAGTTATTTCAAGCAAAGTTGCAATATCCcatgtttataaaaaatccCGCTAAGGGATTTGGCTACGATAAAGAACGAGCTGTAGAATCGGTCGATTTTTTGTGCTAGAAAGTGCAACTTTAGAAAGTATTTTCCGCAAGGAGGGGGGGAATGGGAAATATAGCAATGCACAGTTCTTCATCGATCGGAAGCTTACAgcaaagtaattatttttacaagaACATTGAGATCAAAAGCGCGATCAGCGACCtggaagaaacaaaattttaggCCAGGTTCGTCATATGCGAGTAGTAAAAACAATCTTCTTCTCGTGTAAAACACTCCGCTGTAACTCGCCGCATACTTATAGTCAAACGATTAACATTTAGATCTTCGGATCTGGAAATCATGATTATGCCGCAAAATATGttctctgcatcattattcGACGGCTGAGCAGAACAACATCGTACCTCaggattttttgaaacgaCATCGTATTCGAGAATTAACATTacgttattaaattataattcaattcCGCAGTGAAaaattggttttatttttatggGTAATATTCATTCTGTTTTATGAATTAGTTATTAACTGTGATTTTAAATGATTATATTCATCAAATTATAAATAGCAGTTTCGTTATAAAATGactttattaattaattatgttaaaaactaacgtcaaacaaaaataatttcaataacttttttttactgaatGATTGTCATCGTCTCTTTTTAATGTAATAACGCATGTCACCCTTAATAAGGTTTACGATTTGGTTGGTTTCTGGAAAGAAACCAGTTCAGCTTCTTTGGATTTAATAATCAGTAATTATATAAGTTAACTAGCACCTCTATTCctttaaaaatcataagtACCCAGCAGTGGTGTAACCTCGGAAAATTTCACGAACCTAATTTTACCTTGAAATACGATTACGAAACAAATTCTGAAATACGACGTTATTCTGCTTAGCCTTtgatatattcaattttagacAACATGAAAATGACCTTCTTGATTTATAGATAATTCAAGACGCATCTCGGTATAAAAAAACGTCCCGTCGAATTGAGTCGCATTCAATTGTTCTTTATTTGATTTGAAAGTTAAGAATAAATCTTGACCGATCGACTACTTTCGTAAATTAACGGTAAATCGATCTCAATcaaaagttggaaaaagagaaaaaagccGCTTGAAAGATCTCCggcaatattatttttgccaatGATATTGAACACGAATGCAATAGCATCTGTAAATATGTGATAGAAATGAATCTGAGCGAATTCGAGCAACAcaagctaacaataagatatAAACAATTTGAGAAAGGTTTTATCATGATTGTACCCTGATGTTTTTAACAAGATTCTAATGTCTttaagataaattttttcactgtacAGACCTCCAgagattgaaataattttacaatctGTTACCTCCAGAGCGAATGAAAATAGATTTGTGTAAGCACGGTACAACCGAGGCTACAACAGATGTTCGTGAATATAATTCAGACAATTTATGGAAATCTGGCCAGAAGCAGAAATGGGCCCGAAAACATTGTAATCAGCCAAAAAACGCCAAAGTTCAATCATTCCGAACGTTCTAATTATCAAGCGTTTTCTTAAGTTGTCGATCCTATTGTTGGCttgtgttattcaaattttctcggatttatattaaataacaGGAACATTATATCGATCCCGTTCACCATCATTGGCGCAAATAACATTGCTggacattttttaaacaggttttttcctgttttttaattttctgatTCAGACGATCCATCATTTCGAAAGTGGGAGACGTAGAATGTGTGTGACTCGACCTGGCCGAGTCGgaatgtgaaaaagaaaacctgAAATTCCAATTTTTAGATGCCGCAATTTTGTATTTCTAATCATCGTTCGGTGATGAGGGAGGGacggagggggaggggggtgggggtCGTTGATAGTTTAAATCCAGAATTCTACAGCAGCTCCAGCATGCCATCTTGAATTTACGGTTCAAGTCAGTAGATATTgatcgttgtaaaaaaaaaaaaattgtcacaacCAAAGCTGTAGAGAATTGAATATATATCCTTCGGGATTAGTTATGACCATTTTTAATCGAAGGTTGAAAATGTACGAGTCACATTTGCCAATACTTTTCCACTATTGCCACAAATTCAAGATGGATAACGAAGCTACTGTGGAATCtagtaaaaaattctgaatttagGTTACTAATAAGCCCCCACACCGAcgattagaaaaagaaaatcatagTATGTAAAAATTGCAATGTCAAATGTTCCAACATTCTCAACGGGACCAGAGACCACCAAAGACTGTCGAGTGGCGACGCGTAGCGGCGAAACGGCGAATCAACAAGATTCTATTTCACCTCTCTCAGTCGAAAGGGAAAACTCGCAGAGCAGCCTCGAGCCGTAGGCAGTTTTCTCCGATCGGACgagcgcaaaaaaaaaaagagggacGCAGAGGATCAATGTCGGCCGTATCGCCGTCGCGTGTTTGTTCGATCAATTCTACGTCAGGCCGAAAGGCAGAGTCGTCAGTCATACGTCACGAGGCCTAATAGCCGGCCGGCAGCAAAGCCTGAGAGAATCGCGAGGTaggtggacgaggagggggggggggggaggggggggggggggggggaaagcCGAGCCGTCCGGATAAGAAACTGTTATCAGAAATACTCGGCTCGTCGAACGTCGAGCACCTGGCTCTCCGGATCAGATGTCATACGAGTGCTGCGGCGACGGCCGAGCCGCTGGCAGAACCTTCTCGGATACTCTGACGGCGCTTAACGATCTGAGGGATAATCTTCTCCCCCCTTTCGTCATTTGTTTACAATATTTCGCCCTCGCGGCCGCATCTGCTGCGCTCAGTTATTGGCTAGTACGACGCGCGACGGCTCGAACCGAACGCTCTGAAGGTAACCGCCGTTCGTCGTCGATCCTGTCGCGCGAAACTTCAGGGGAATGATACGGTCTCCTCGCGTCGTATGACGACCTAGAAAGGAAGCTGGagcgacgatgacgatgacgactAGTGAATGAGCGAGCCCCTGGAATCCCCGACGAGGTTTCCCCCGTCCGGACACCTTCTCGGGACCGACGGAGAGCCGGGATATAATAAAAACTAATTGCGTGAGTATATGTATGTTTTAATCATATGTAACGTATATGCATGCTTTTGGTTCGTAGGTCGAAATTAATATTCGGTTTTGTACCTGAATGGAGCTAAACAACTGAGACTCGTCgcgtcgttgttgttgttgtgttgttgttgttgttgttggatGAGCTGCAATTTGATACGCTGCGATTGACGTTTGTGTTCGTAGCTTCGGTGGCTAAGTCGAACGCCGGCGTAAACATACAACCGCATGCGATGATACGCATGTCCGCAACTTATCGCAATCTTGCCTTATCGCGCATGTGTGCCTGTAAGCACAATTGATTACGTGctgttgaaataataaaactgcCACGGTTTACCGGTGTCCGGGAAAGCACACGGGAAAATTGCACAAGAtagcaattattattatttttacacgaggttgaagttggtaacgttatcgtaacgaaacgttcgggaaaaaatcactgtcttcttaattttaaaatgatttttaaggaACTATGTTTACAAAGTATGAGTATATTTCGTATCGTTACGGCTTACTGAACTTCAGACAATTCTAAAATCTACAAGTAACGCTTTTTCCtcctcagcatgaatcgtGACGATAACTTcaatatgtttatttttcgttGACTCGCAGGGATGAAAGATAATAACGCGAATTGTACTATTTGGAACTTCGGAACAACTTCGAAGGGGTTGAATTGGCGAAATATACGCGTTCGCTAATTTTATGTTGCGATTTATCGATTATCAGACTAATCTAAAGTTGGTAAGTAACGAACCATTCCGAAAATGcttcgttacaataacgtcGCGAACCCGTGACGAAAGTCTTATTTGTCCATACCGGTTACCACGAGTTGCCGTTTTACCTTCATATTTGAATCTCGAGTTTCGAGCTTCAAACTCAAgatatttgatatttgaatCGACAGAAATTAGCCCTGTAGACTGCTAAGGGAACTGCCTGCAGTACTTATTACAAACCGTTACACAGCTTATCGGAATCTTTGCATGCAACATGTGTTCTTGTTTGTAACGATTTTCTTTGATAGCCGTTCTGCGACTCATAACATACGTATGATTATCAATGTTATACATGCATGAATTTAACAGGGAAGATTTGAATTAAACAGTTTATAGTTACTGTAATCATGACAGATGAGGAATCAAATTTGAGGGGATGTCAATAGGACTTTCATACTGTTGATTCAACGCATTTTGTTAATGAGATTTCAAATATAAAGTTTCGTCAGATTTCGTATTATTGAGTTTTCAAAAGATCTAATATAACTAAGAGATGAAAGTTTTCACGCACggtattcaataaaatttcgtgAATCATTTCGATACGTATAATTCTTAAAGAATCTTTAGAGTTACTTAATCATTTCGAAAGTATCATATTACCTATTTAATACCGAAACGTTTTCATTCTGCAGAGATGTATTTCACATTGTTATACACACAGATCTCTGACTATTTCCTGAAGTTATCCACGATGAACTGtacattataggtataataatagaTCGAGTGACGCTATATCGATCCTAAATTAATACTGCTGTCATACAATAacctaataataatactagTAACAATGTTGATAAATCTGTCTCATTGCTCTgtagtaaaatattaaatattcatatacGTTGTATGTACAAGTGAATCGTTGAACGAGCCAAATTTCGCACGAAAAGAGTCCCTCATTATAATCATACTACAACGTGCAGTTACGTAACAACAACGCGTGTATTTAGCACAGCTAACAGACTGCCAAGAATCGTCTAAGGGAAACTTGCGGTATTGGGACTGCGTTTAAGGAGCACTTGCGGTTGTGTCGCATTTTGCAATGAGAAATTCGGCTCATCTTTTCAGCCGCTCTCTTGAAACAGGACTTCATTCACCACGCGAGAACCTGATTGCgatattacgtatatatgGGAGACCCTCgccgatgatgatgatgacgatgatgaagatgatgacgacgatgatgatgatgatgatgatgatgatgatgatgatgatcgtTTTTTACTCTGTATCGCAGGATTTTGTTTCAATCTATTATAGGTGTACACTGTTCGCGTTTTTTCGAGTGTCGTTACATCGTCGATTTGCTGCGTAGTAGCGGCCGCAGACACGCACGAGAGATGTTCGCCAGGCCCGAGAACGCGTGCCGCGTTTTAGCGCCAAGCTTATGTTAATCTGATAACGGGCCAGAAGTCTGAAGTTAACCAAAGTTTATCTCCACTTCTAAACACGATATTTATCCACCTATCCACCACTCCGTCGTGGCTTTGCCGAACTATTTATAGACGCACAACGGGTATACAGTACCTGTATATAaacgaattattttattcaacgtgTAATCGATGTATCGACGCGCTTTTTGCTAAcctgtacgtatgtatatgctatatgtatgtatatgatCACAGGGTGATCCTTATTTAGGggtcggaaaaattttcattgcgatgaattagaaaaaaatcggtgtcAAATTTTAAGCCTCTACTCGTCAACTGAacgttctacaaaaaaggtcctttgtcattttatgataaatctagtctttcaaaaattgttatttaagGCCCTTTGTTGACCTTTGACGTATCTTTGACTTATGCTCCGCTAGCTATTATTTCCAAATTGCTTCTCGTCGCAAAACTATTAGACGTAGACAtgtgatctttttttttacagctcGTCGAAACCTTGAAAACTCTTGAACTCAACCTTACTCTATCTATTTGTAAGAGTTTAGTCAGCGTTCGCGTAAGCGTTTGATCCCGTTCCGACTTGGCCtacaaatatcgttatatATTCTAAAGTATCGATCTGGTTGTAACGAAATATAGCCTAAAACCTGGCTAGACGTTGTAGCtgttgacagaaaaaaattgatgaaaatcggTTCAGCAGTTCTGTAAATGCAAGCGAATATACGGACATACAGAAAGAAATTCAGCCTTAGATGCGGTATAAATTAGCatgcttattattattacggtCGCGTTATAGGTTTACGCGTATAGGTATGTTTTTTTCTCGCTAAAACGACCGCAATGATTTTATTCCTCTTCGTCTTCTCACAATTCTTGGCAAATATTACGAATATTTGCTACCATTTTTTCGCAGAATAACCAGacttttgatttcatttttctttataattattataaacgtaACGGATTTTGCCATTAACTGTTTTTATCTCATTCGGTTCAAACGCGGATGCAAAGTACATACTCGAATAATTGATATTTCTTTTGATCGGTTTTTAATGCAgaatgaattgatttttttaatttccgaaTCGTATGTTCAGATTTTGAGGAATTTTTCTTTGGGTTTAATAAAGTgggattataaaaattatctctAAAACtctataaatttaatattcctGAAATA is a window encoding:
- the LOC124298721 gene encoding splicing factor 3B subunit 6, with protein sequence MTMAMLQRRANVRLPPEVNRVLYIRNLPYKITAEEMYDIFGKYGAIRQIRVGNTAETRGTAFVVYEDIFDAKNACDHLSGFNVCNRYLVVLYYQSNKAFKRVDVDKKMEEIDKLKTKYNLNEEKKP